A window of Panicum virgatum strain AP13 chromosome 8K, P.virgatum_v5, whole genome shotgun sequence contains these coding sequences:
- the LOC120646300 gene encoding bisdemethoxycurcumin synthase-like, with the protein MGAAAALLEQNQRAAVLAIGTANPANCILQDEFPDWYFRVTRSEHHPMLKAKMKRICEKSGIRKRHFHHTEEMIGCHPELLDRALASLSARLRITANALPELAAAAAEKAIAEWGRAATDITHLVFSTNSSAGLPGPDVRLAALLGLRPTVQRTTLYLHGCSVGAAAFPLAKDLAENDDRARVLVVCAEAVVIGFGAPDEANPEGLVVNSLFGDGAGAVIVGAGPVAAVERPIFRMVSSSQATLPGTEPAVWVRLGERGLGYNLSAELPALVRSGIEECLADAVAPLGLGAGGGGGWNSLFWAMHPGGRAILDSYEAALGLEPEKLAASRHVLGEYGNMLGATIIFVLDEVRRRRRDVACEWGVMLALGPGLTVETMVLQAAASRDEK; encoded by the exons atgggcgccgccgcagctctcCTCGAGCAGAACCAGCGCGCCGCCGTGCTGGCCATCGGCACAGCCAACCCGGCGAACTGCATCCTCCAAGACGAGTTCCCCGACTGGTACTTCCGGGTCACCAGGAGCGAGCACCACCCAATGCTCAAGGCCAAGATGAAGAGAATAT GTGAGAAATCAGGCATCCGGAAGCGTCATTTCCACCATACAGAGGAGATGATCGGCTGCCACCCGGAGCTCCTGGACCGTGCCCTTGCGTCCCTCAGCGCACGGCTGCGCATCACCGCGAACGCCctgccggagctcgccgccgccgcggcggagaaGGCGATCGCGGAGTGGGGCCGTGCGGCCACCGACATCACGCACCTCGTCTTCAGCACAAACTCCAGCGCCGGCCTGCCGGGCCCGGACGTCCGCCTGGCGGCGCTCCTCGGCCTCCGCCCCACCGTGCAGCGCACTACGCTCTACCTCCACGGCTGctccgtcggcgccgccgcgttcccCCTCGCCAAGGACCTCGCCGAGAACGACGACCGGGCGCGGGTGCTGGTGGTCTGCGCCGAAGCCGTCGTCATCGGCTTCGGCGCCCCCGACGAGGCTAACCCCGAGGGCCTAGTCGTCAACTCCCTgttcggcgacggcgccggcgctgtGATCGTCGGAGCCGGCCCGGTGGCCGCCGTCGAGCGCCCCATCTTCCGCATGGTGTCGTCCTCGCAGGCGACGTTGCCGGGGACGGAGCCCGCCGTGTGGGTGCGTCTCGGCGAGAGAGGCCTTGGCTACAACTTGTCCGCTGAGCTTCCGGCTCTGGTCCGCAGCGGCATCGAGGAGTGCCTGGCGGACGCGGTGGCGCCGCTGGGCCTcggcgccggtggcggaggcggctggAACAGCCTCTTCTGGGCGATGCACCCCGGCGGCCGCGCGATCTTGGACAGCTACGAGGCCGCTCTTGGGCTGGAGCCGGAGAAGCTGGCAGCCAGCCGGCATGTGCTCGGCGAGTACGGCAACATGCTCGGCGCGACGATCATCTTTGTTCTCGACGAggtgcgccgccgacgccgagacGTGGCCTGCGAATGGGGCGTCATGCTCGCGCTCGGACCGGGACTCACCGTCGAGACGATGGTGCTGCAGGCCGCTGCCAGCCGGGACGAGAAATAA